Proteins encoded together in one Temnothorax longispinosus isolate EJ_2023e chromosome 5, Tlon_JGU_v1, whole genome shotgun sequence window:
- the Prosbeta6 gene encoding proteasome subunit beta type-1, whose translation MMDLLTETGKGRLPDYEVQGARKVSFSPYSDNGGSVVALAGEDFCVIAADTRLSTGFSIYTREQDKLFRLSDTTILGCSGCWCDTLTLTRLLTARMQMYKHEHQKEMTTPAAAQMLSIMLYHKRFFPYYVSNILAGLDENGKGCIYSYDPIGHCEKTTYRAGGSAGALLQPLLDNQIGYKNQEGVTPTPLTQEKAVAILKDVFTSAAERDIYTGDGITIKIITKDGIKDTSFALRKD comes from the exons ATGATGGATCTGTTGACAGAAACCGGGAAAGGACGTTTACCCGATTACGAGGTGCAGGGAGCAAGAAAAGTGAGCTTCAGCCCGTACTCCGACAACGGAGG GAGTGTGGTGGCTCTCGCTGGGGAAGATTTCTGCGTCATAGCCGCGGACACGCGTCTCAGCACCGGATTCTCCATCTACACTCGGGAACAGGATAAATTGTTCCGCTTGTCGGACACCACTATCTTGGGATGCTCCGGCTGCTGGTGCGACACCTTGACGCTAACCCGTCTTCTAACCGCTCGCATGCAG ATGTATAAACATGAACATCAAAAGGAAATGACGACACCAGCAGCGGCACAAATGCTGTCGATAATGCTGTATCACAAAAGATTCTTTCCTTATTACGTCAGTAATATACTTGCTGGATTAGATGAGAACGGGAAAGGCTGTATATATAGTTATGATCCAATTGGGCATTGCGAGAAAACTACATATAGGGCTGGTGGTTCAGCCGGCGCACTTTTGCAACCACTCCTCGATAATcag ATTGGCTACAAGAACCAAGAAGGCGTTACTCCTACGCCCCTGACTCAAGAAAAAGCTGTAGCAATCTTGAAAGACGTTTTTACTTCTGCGGCtgagagagatatatacaCAGGTGATGGAATAACCATCAAAATTATTACCAAGGATGGAATAAAAGACACCAGTTTTGCTCTGAGAAAGGACTAA
- the Mbf1 gene encoding endothelial differentiation-related factor 1 homolog isoform X1, with protein sequence MSDWDTAPITLRKRAPKSSTLKTEKVTNVARAVNDARRQGYAVETQAKWGGGANRQHVTTKNTAKLDRETEELKHDHVPLELGKLIQQGRQSKGMSQKDLATKVNEKAQVINDYEAGRGIPNQMVIGKIERVLGIKLRGKDRGKPMTAPGTKK encoded by the exons aTGTCAGACTGGGATACCGCGCCTATCACTCTCCGTAAACGCGCTCCGAAGTCGTCCACGCTGAAAACTGAGAAGGTAACCAATGTAGCTCGT GCGGTTAACGACGCTCGGCGACAGGGCTACGCCGTGGAGACGCAGGCGAAGT GGGGTGGTGGTGCGAACAGACAACATGTGACGACAAAGAACACGGCCAAATTGGATCGTGAGACAGAGGAATTGAAGCATGATCACGTTCCACTCGAACTCGGCAAACTTATCCAGCAAGGACGACAGAGCAAAGGAATGTCGCAAAAAGATCTGGCTACG AAAGTAAACGAGAAGGCGCAAGTCATCAATGACTACGAGGCGGGACGTGGAATACCGAACCAGATGGTGATCGGCAAAATTGAGCGAGTACTCGGAATCAAATTGCGCGGTAAAGATCGTGGCAAACCGATGACAGCCCCCGGGACGAAGAAGTGA
- the Mbf1 gene encoding endothelial differentiation-related factor 1 homolog isoform X2, with the protein MSDWDTAPITLRKRAPKSSTLKTEKAVNDARRQGYAVETQAKWGGGANRQHVTTKNTAKLDRETEELKHDHVPLELGKLIQQGRQSKGMSQKDLATKVNEKAQVINDYEAGRGIPNQMVIGKIERVLGIKLRGKDRGKPMTAPGTKK; encoded by the exons aTGTCAGACTGGGATACCGCGCCTATCACTCTCCGTAAACGCGCTCCGAAGTCGTCCACGCTGAAAACTGAGAAG GCGGTTAACGACGCTCGGCGACAGGGCTACGCCGTGGAGACGCAGGCGAAGT GGGGTGGTGGTGCGAACAGACAACATGTGACGACAAAGAACACGGCCAAATTGGATCGTGAGACAGAGGAATTGAAGCATGATCACGTTCCACTCGAACTCGGCAAACTTATCCAGCAAGGACGACAGAGCAAAGGAATGTCGCAAAAAGATCTGGCTACG AAAGTAAACGAGAAGGCGCAAGTCATCAATGACTACGAGGCGGGACGTGGAATACCGAACCAGATGGTGATCGGCAAAATTGAGCGAGTACTCGGAATCAAATTGCGCGGTAAAGATCGTGGCAAACCGATGACAGCCCCCGGGACGAAGAAGTGA
- the LOC139812682 gene encoding uncharacterized protein, which produces MQSYMWTNTHFDILKAAVAKYGKHQWGRVATLLPGHNAMMCEARWHQLQLLEQAQKEEEARPDPKDMDQDELEMLQIFVRDVGDVGDVVARVTRQAGKLCIR; this is translated from the exons ATGCAGTCATATATGTGGACCAACACACAT TTTGACATATTAAAAGCAGCTGTAGCGAAATATGGCAAACACCAGTGGGGCCGTGTTGCCACACTGTTACCCGGGCATAATGCCATGATGTGTGAGGCACGCTGGCACCAATTGCAATTACT TGAACAAGCgcaaaaggaagaagaagcaAGACCAGACCCTAAAGATATGGATCAAGATG AATTGGAGATGTTGCAGATATTTGTTCGAGATGTTGGAGATGTCGGAGATGTCGTCGCCAGGGTCACGCGCCAGGCTGGCAAATTATGTATTCGATaa